In a genomic window of Spirosoma agri:
- a CDS encoding glycosyltransferase, producing MKQFDSIICIAQTSWKGDFQKAVVQLMTELSVNHRILFVDYLYTIKDLAQGMAGRPDIPVRKIMHLNNPLSKITTEHGGELYVWSPPVMMPINWLAARTHDQLLSWNTDRLVNGVRDVMRRLNMHRPLVINAFNPVVGLPLLGKLNECATIYYCFDEITTAGDWMSRHGQRYEDAYLRRVDAVIATSETLRQDKSAQQPNTFCVKNGANFDLFNQTRQLAQKQPPVTPVVGYLGTADNRVNIDIMEHCARTMPDVNFEFIGEVPEPKLTERLGGFSNVTFIPPRQPEELPPLLARLSVGIIPFVCNKHTYTIYPLKINEYLAAGLPVVSTPFSILDDFAGIIELADTPEAFAQAIRRALADNDSQRMQERVDTAQANSWERRAREFEAVIQQVPKAWRQEQPA from the coding sequence ATGAAGCAATTTGATAGTATCATCTGCATTGCGCAAACGTCCTGGAAGGGCGACTTTCAAAAAGCGGTCGTGCAGCTTATGACCGAACTGTCGGTGAACCATCGGATTCTGTTTGTCGATTATCTGTATACCATCAAGGATCTGGCACAGGGAATGGCGGGGAGACCGGATATTCCGGTTCGGAAAATAATGCACCTCAACAACCCACTGAGCAAAATAACGACCGAACATGGCGGGGAACTGTACGTCTGGTCTCCGCCCGTCATGATGCCGATCAACTGGCTGGCCGCTCGGACACATGACCAGTTACTTAGCTGGAACACCGACCGACTAGTCAATGGTGTTCGCGATGTGATGCGTCGACTGAACATGCACCGGCCACTGGTTATCAACGCGTTCAATCCGGTTGTCGGGTTGCCTTTGCTGGGAAAGCTGAACGAGTGCGCTACCATCTATTACTGCTTTGACGAGATCACAACTGCCGGTGACTGGATGAGTCGGCATGGACAGCGGTACGAAGATGCTTACCTCCGGCGGGTCGATGCGGTCATCGCTACCTCAGAAACACTACGTCAGGATAAGTCTGCCCAGCAGCCGAACACCTTCTGCGTCAAAAATGGCGCGAACTTTGATCTGTTCAATCAGACTCGCCAACTTGCTCAGAAGCAGCCGCCCGTGACGCCAGTTGTGGGGTATCTGGGAACGGCTGATAACCGGGTTAACATCGATATTATGGAACATTGCGCCCGGACAATGCCTGATGTCAATTTTGAGTTTATCGGTGAAGTGCCTGAGCCTAAATTAACGGAGCGTTTAGGTGGTTTTTCAAACGTAACGTTCATACCACCCCGTCAGCCCGAAGAGCTACCGCCTTTGCTGGCCAGGCTGAGTGTCGGGATCATTCCGTTTGTTTGTAACAAGCATACCTATACGATCTATCCTCTGAAAATCAATGAATATCTGGCTGCCGGACTGCCAGTGGTGTCAACGCCGTTCTCAATCCTGGACGATTTTGCCGGGATCATTGAACTGGCCGATACACCCGAAGCATTTGCCCAGGCCATTCGCCGGGCTCTGGCCGATAACGATTCGCAGCGGATGCAGGAACGGGTCGATACTGCGCAAGCCAACTCGTGGGAACGTCGGGCGCGGGAGTTCGAAGCGGTTATTCAACAGGTTCCCAAAGCCTGGAGACAGGAGCAGCCCGCATAA